The genome window CTGCAGCTCATCCTCCAGTCGCTGTTTATTCTTCACATAGTCTGTAATCTCGTTGAAAACTGTGACAAATTCTCCTCTAAGAGGGCTAAATGCTGCTACAGAGTACCAACGATTAAGGACTTCTGAGTACTGCTCAAATGTCTGTCTCTTCCCCGTAAGGGCTACTTTGCCGTATTCTTTAATCCAGTTAAAATCCTCTTCATCAATCCCTGGAAGAACCTCTGTCACCCGTTTACCCAGAACCTCCTCTCTGGACAGACCGGTCATCCTTTCAAACGCTTCATTAACCTCAAGAAACACATAATCGATGGGGATTCCATTCTCGTCAGTGATGATCCTATGATGAGCAAATGCATTTACCATACCGCTGATAAGTGAAAGATACTCCTCGGTGACACTTCGGAATGGGGGTATTGTGTTAGCTTCGCTCATCGGACAGGCCCTCTCAAAGGAAATCCAAACATGGAGATTATGTGTTGATGTGACCTACCACCCTCATGATGCAGGTAGGACACATGGCAATTTCGATACATGGTAACACGTATTTGTATATGACGGCTAGCGATATTAAATGATTCCCAGACGAAGTTCAAAATGGGTTTATTCGTCGCTATTCCGAGAGTATCCACAAAATAATCATTATTCCCCCTACCATTGATGGGGTTTTCAAGAATGACAATAATAATTGGGGGTTTGATATGAGTCAACAATCCCTTTCACATGTTACAGGAGAAGAGAAATGCGTTCACCATTTTTTTATAATCCACACCAATGAGATGCAAATGGATTCAGTGAATTCGACAACCATTAACAGTGGTGACAGTTCATATATGACATGTTTGGCTCTGTTTCGTAATCCAGACTTAGACGGGTAGGAAAAGATCCTTTGCGGTATAAACCCCCCTCAGAAAACGAGAATTCCCTTTTTTGCAGCCTTGATGCTCATGTGTTTTCCTGCTGTAGTGTCCGTAGTCAGTTGCCCTATGCCTCACGCCTAGTACCGACCCAGGTGGAAGACATTCCAAATCGCAAAAGGTCAGTTCTCCACCGTTCGGGCGAGGTTGTCATAGAAAGAAGCAAACTATAGAAGCATCCCCCGCTGAAGAAGAACCACACATGGTTTCTTGATAGCATTCCATCTTCAAGGCACTAGAAATTCCCGCAACCTCAGTACACCCTCAGTTCTGTGCAACTTTGGAATGCACCCCACCGTTGATTTTCGTCGTGAGTCAACATCTCCTTAGCTGGAGCTTCTTTCTTGCAACATTTCGATAGGGAATTAGAAATCGCGGAACGGGAATGGTTTCAATCTCCTTAGCTGGAGCTTCTTTCTTGCAACGATCGCGCTTGTCATAGTATCGCTGGATGTCTCGAAAGTTTCAATCTCCTTAGCTGGAGCTTCTTTCTTGCAACTCAGCTAAGAGGATTGAAACCCACATCGGGTCACTGCTGTAATTGAAAAAATGTAAGAGTTGCATAGAATAAGCCTCAGCTAAGAGGATTGAAACACTAATCGGAACCATCCGGGACATGAAACCTATCTTATCCCAGTTGCATAGAATAAGCCTCAGCTAAGAGGATTGAAACTGGCGTGGTTGTGCTTTCGACTGCAAACTAGGAGCGGGGTTGCATAGAATAAGCCTCAGCTAAGAGGATTGAAACTCATGCACCGACTCACGTTGCAGCAATGCAGACACACAGTTGCATAGAATAAGCCTCAGCTAAGAGGATTGAAACCATAATCATGAGGCTGGGTAACCTTTCCAACAAGACGGGTTGCATAGAATAAGCCTCAGCTAAGAGGATTGAAACGATTATTGTAGCCGACGGACGCGAGTCTTGAAACATCGTTGCATAGAATAAGCCTCAGCTAAGAGGATCAAAACTTGCCAATTTCCAACCCTAAAATGGTCTAGTATGTGTCAGTTGGTGCAATACACGACCACATCGATGGCGGAGGGAAATCGATTCTCAACACTCCACCCGTACGAGGGGCCCTCCTGAAGATGCAGAAGGCCTCATAGTCTTGGCCGCCCAGAGAACCTCCGAAAAACGCTTGAGTTACAGATGGGGGGACACGCTATAGATTTTACTTCTATCAAACCGAGCTTTCTTTCAGACCAGATGATGATAGTTGAACCGAAATAGACCAAGAGCTTTTCCGCGCTATGCTTTTATTATTCTGTGAGGATGAAACTGCGAGGGCTACATCTTGTCGAGCAGTCCACTGAAACTCATGGAACTGATTTATTTCCGCGATTATGACGATTTGAAGACAGCTGTGGACAGCTATCTCACGGAATACTCCTGGGACGAGTTCTGCGGGCTATTGGCCTATAACACGTGGGACAGGGTACAGGAAGAGATTGGTTTCAGAAAGAACAGCCCGTACGGAAAAGTAAGAGATGCGCTCGTGTATCTTCTCGGTCTCCGGCCGACAAGCGGCATTGACTGCAATATGATAGAGACCTTCCGGAATTTGGATTCAAAAACAGTCGATGACCTTCGAGATGAAGCAGCTCTGATTGCCATGAAGCAGCTCAGAGAGCAGATCCAAAGGAACACCTATTTCATGGACGTGGAGAAGATGGCTGCAAGTCAGTACGCCATACTCGTAGAGGAGGTCATCGAAGCAAGAAAGAAGGAAGTAGAATCGCTTAGTGCGAGTGCAGATCTCACTGATATTCTTGCAACCTACTATGGTTTCAAGGTTCTGACAACTGGAGTATTGTTAGAGCCCCCAGATAAGCTTTGGCGCTCGACCTATACATTCTATATACGGACCCCCAAGAATCCTGACGGAATCACCGAGACTGCAGCAGATGCATTCGATAAATTGTGTGATATGCTTGACAGGGATATCGACTTGAGCAAAGATTACCAGACGCTGGGGAGCAATAGGAAAATCAAGAAGAAATGCTCCGAAGAAATGGCACAGCTACTACGAAACATCATCACAATGGCATTTTACAGGGCGCATGATTATAGACGGCGAAGCATGCTTGCCCTTGCTGAAAGTGGTGATTCACGAGCTGTTCCCTTCTTGCACTTGAAGGCACAAACAGTTAGGGAGAAAAATGAGAAGTATTTGGTGATGGCCCTTCGTGATATTGGGCATCCCGCTTCATTTGATATTCTGAAGGATTACCTCAGCCATGAAAAATGGCGGTTGAGAGAAATTGCGCTCGAAGCCATGGGTATGTATTCCTGTGAAGAGGCATCGATCATCATTTTGAATCGTTTGGATTCTAACAAAGTCAGCTATCAGCGAGGTGCTCTTAGTGCCTTAGGCTACAGAAAAAGGGAGGTGAGTGTAGAGAACATCAAACCCTACCTATCGAATCCAAAGTACATGGCACAAGCATTGCGAGCACTCACCAATATCGGTCCAGAAGGCAAACAGGCAGTTTTGGACGAGAAAGAGACCATATGGGACCGTGCAATCAAATCCACCCGAATGAATGCCGTGCTCCTAGGCCTCAAAAGCGATGAGGTTCTTCGACCTTTGTTTTCAGACTACCCATTAGATCGTATTGTCCCGTTTCTGAAGGTTAGATCGTCATATAGATATAAGGAATTCAAAAACGCAATAGAAATCCTGGTTGATTTGGGTCCCAGAGGTGAAGAGGCAATTAGAGAGAACATAGACTCAATATGGAAATCCATAGCCGAATACCGAAATCCACCAAAGCTTGTGGACTTCGTCAGCAAGAACATCGATAGGAACGTCTTGTTCCTGCAAAATCCAGCTGCGACCTGCAAAGGACTGACCAGTATAGCGAAGAATTATGAAGAAGAAAGGATACGCCGATATTGGTGTGTCGATAGAAGAAAGAATGAAAGAATCAGAACGTACGCATACCAGAAGCTCAGGCAGCTGTTCAGATGGCTGCCACAAGGCCTGAAGGAGGATGAAATCGCTGGTTTAGCTGAG of Candidatus Thorarchaeota archaeon contains these proteins:
- a CDS encoding PAS domain S-box protein, encoding MSEANTIPPFRSVTEEYLSLISGMVNAFAHHRIITDENGIPIDYVFLEVNEAFERMTGLSREEVLGKRVTEVLPGIDEEDFNWIKEYGKVALTGKRQTFEQYSEVLNRWYSVAAFSPLRGEFVTVFNEITDYVKNKQRLEDELQ
- a CDS encoding HEAT repeat domain-containing protein, giving the protein MSSSPLKLMELIYFRDYDDLKTAVDSYLTEYSWDEFCGLLAYNTWDRVQEEIGFRKNSPYGKVRDALVYLLGLRPTSGIDCNMIETFRNLDSKTVDDLRDEAALIAMKQLREQIQRNTYFMDVEKMAASQYAILVEEVIEARKKEVESLSASADLTDILATYYGFKVLTTGVLLEPPDKLWRSTYTFYIRTPKNPDGITETAADAFDKLCDMLDRDIDLSKDYQTLGSNRKIKKKCSEEMAQLLRNIITMAFYRAHDYRRRSMLALAESGDSRAVPFLHLKAQTVREKNEKYLVMALRDIGHPASFDILKDYLSHEKWRLREIALEAMGMYSCEEASIIILNRLDSNKVSYQRGALSALGYRKREVSVENIKPYLSNPKYMAQALRALTNIGPEGKQAVLDEKETIWDRAIKSTRMNAVLLGLKSDEVLRPLFSDYPLDRIVPFLKVRSSYRYKEFKNAIEILVDLGPRGEEAIRENIDSIWKSIAEYRNPPKLVDFVSKNIDRNVLFLQNPAATCKGLTSIAKNYEEERIRRYWCVDRRKNERIRTYAYQKLRQLFRWLPQGLKEDEIAGLAECLDQSDLESNEARRVLADLRRANKDLFFRSYSQTSLEDF